A stretch of Zootoca vivipara chromosome 13, rZooViv1.1, whole genome shotgun sequence DNA encodes these proteins:
- the COASY gene encoding bifunctional coenzyme A synthase, which produces MSVFRSGLLVLTSPLSALSLRLVPILASAARLVQDTLYIHLQPGLSLTGSTQPRSTYVPATSEVYTLISKLYANADIHHHLNVRVLLTNILNQGAAPPALGSVQNLSQPPEVVLTDFETGDGGQSNPVKQRLERYATSCYSCRPNLISVLLYPEYELEVSDEELSAQHETDATEEPLQSYSDVVVGGTFDRLHNGHKILLSVCCMLAENRLLVGVSDRDLLETKMLKELILPFEQRVAQLSEFLVDIKPSLRYEISPLLDYFGPSITDCKLKCIIVSEETLKGGLAVNRKRVENGLPELAVHVIKLALDTQHGRNEEEKISSSSLRYRLLGTLLRSPHKDPGVPCHPYVIGLTGGSGSGKSSIAQHLVRLGAFHLDMDSLGHNIYHPGGPVYAQVVETFGTDILKEDGTINRQILGAKVFRDQEQLTRLNNIMWPVMARIAKEKIDEAAAQGKVVCVLDAAMLLEAGWADLVHEVWTTIIPEDEALRRIVARDRLSEESARLRLQNQMSNSQRVKQSHVVLSTLWEPAVTCELVEKAWALLQKRLKEE; this is translated from the exons ATGTCGGTTTTCCGCTCAGGCCTGCTGGTTCTGACATCACCACTGTCAGCACTTTCCTTGCGCCTGGTGCCCATTCTCGCCTCAGCTGCCCGGCTGGTACAAGACACACTCTATATTCACCTGCAGCCAGGGCTCAGCTTGACCGGCTCCACACAGCCCCGTTCCACGTATGTCCCTGCTACATCTGAGGTGTACACCCTTATCAGCAAGTTATATGCCAACGCTGACATCCATCACCACCTCAATGTCCGGGTGCTGCTCACCAACATCCTCAACCAGGGAGCTGCTCCTCCGGCACTTGGATCCGTGCAGAACCTCTCCCAGCCTCCTGAAGTGGTGCTTACTGACTTTGAAACCGGAGATGGAGGGCAATCCAACCCAGTCAAGCAGCGGCTGGAGCGTTACGCTACCAGCTGCTACAGCTGTCGCCCCAATCTCATCTCTGTTTTGTTGTACCCTGAGTATGAGCTAGAAGTCAGCGATGAGGAGCTGTCCGCACAGCATGAGACCGATGCAactgaggagccactgcagagctACAGTGACGTCGTCGTAGGGGGCACTTTCGATAGACTTCACAACGGTCACAAGATCCTTCTGAGTGTGTGCTGCATGTTGGCAGAAAATCGGCTTCTGGTGGGCGTCTCCGACAGAGATCTCCTGGAAA CTAAGATGCTGAAAGAGCTGATCTTGCCCTTTGAGCAGCGTGTGGCTCAGCTCAGTGAATTCCTGGTGGACATCAAGCCCTCCTTGCGGTATGAAATCTCCCCCCTGCTTGACTACTTTGGCCCATCCATCACTGACTGCAAACTGAAGTGCATCATAGTCAGCGAAGAGACCCTCAAGGGTGGTCTTGCCGTCAACAGGAAGAGGGTGGAAAAT GGTCTCCCTGAGCTGGCTGTCCACGTCATCAAGCTGGCTCTTGACACCCAGCACGGCAGGAATGAGGAAGAGAAGATCAGCTCTTCTAGCCTGCGGTACAGGCTGCTTGGGACTCTGTTACGCTCCCCACAT AAAGATCCAGGTGTCCCTTGCCACCCCTATGTTATTGGGCTGACAGGCGGGTCCGGTAGTGGCAAGAGTTCCATTGCACAACATCTGGTTCGTCTCGGTGCTTTCCACTTGGATATGGACAGTCTTGGACACAACATCTACCATCCAGGAGGCCCTGTGTATGCACAGGTGGTAGAAACATTTGGAACAG ATATTTTGAAAGAAGATGGAACCATCAACAGACAAATCCTGGGGGCCAAAGTGTTTAGAGACCAG GAGCAGTTGACGCGGCTCAACAATATCATGTGGCCAGTGATGGCTCGAATAGCAAAAGAAAAGATAGATGAGGCAGCTGCACAGG gaaaggttgtgtgtgtgctgGATGCCGCTATGTTGTTGGAGGCAGGCTGGGCAGACTTGGTGCACGAGGTCTGGACGACTATCATCCCGGAGGATGAG GCCCTAAGACGCATTGTAGCCAGAGACAGGCTCAGTGAGGAATCTGCCAGGTTGCGTCTGCAAAACCAAATGTCCAACAGCCAGCGCGTGAAACAGTCCCACGTGGTTCTCTCCACATTGTGGGAGCCAGCAGTTACCTGTGAGCTG GTAGAAAAGGCTTGGGCCCTGCTCCAGAAACGCCTCAAAGAGGAGTAG
- the LOC118094459 gene encoding coenzyme Q-binding protein COQ10 homolog B, mitochondrial isoform X1, with protein sequence MAGRSGRLAAVRGLMEMGSRPRCSKGAGLHLPPCRRFSSKRVLAPCTLKTCSSLASWSTTKQQSRPFLSLAAPLLGAKRMEYAEVRQLPYSIEQIYNTVADVGSYQLFVPWCTGSRVISHRNGFLQAELEVGFPPVVQRYVSDISLVPHHQIRVVSNEGQLFQHLETLWQFEPGRPGQLDSSCTLKFYVSALCMPAPSGGVTCKANRMCAKSCMLAKSRFIIGSKITLEDLLQLCQYVSLID encoded by the exons ATGGCAGGAAGAAGCGGTCGCCTCGCCGCCGTCCGGGGATTGATGGAGATGGGCTCCCGCCCGCGATGCTCGAAAGGAGCCGG ATTGCATTTGCCACCTTGCAGGCGCTTCAGCTCCAAAAGGGTTCTTGCCCCTTGTACCCTGAAGACCTGCTCCTCCCTGGCTTCATGGTCAACCACCAAACAGCAGAGCCGGCCCTTCCTGAGTCTGGCAGCCCCCCTGCTTGGTGCCAAGCGGATGGAGTATGCAGAAGTGCGTCAGCTCCC GTATTCCATTGAGCAGATCTACAATACAGTGGCAGATGTGGGCAGCTACCAGTTGTTTGTGCCCTGGTGCACCGGCTCCCGTGTCATTTCCCATCGCAACGGGTTCCTGCAGGCTGAACTAGAAGTGGGATTCCCTCCTGTGGTTCAGCGCTATGTCTCCGACATATCCTTGGTGCCTCACCATCAGATCCGG GTTGTGAGTAATGAGGGACAGTTGTTTCAGCATCTGGAAACACTGTGGCAGTTTGAACCAGGACGTCCAGGGCAGCTGGACAGCAGCTGCACGCTAAAGTTTTACGTAAGTGCCCTTTGTATGCCAGCTCCTAGCGGGGGTGTGACTTGCAAGGCCAATAGGATGTGCGCTAAGAGCTGCATGTTGGCAAAGTCCCGTTTCATCATAGGTTCAAAGATTACGCTGGAGGACTTATTGCAGCTTTGTCAATATGTGTCATTAATTGATTAG
- the LOC118094459 gene encoding coenzyme Q-binding protein COQ10 homolog, mitochondrial isoform X2, with protein sequence MAGRSGRLAAVRGLMEMGSRPRCSKGAGLHLPPCRRFSSKRVLAPCTLKTCSSLASWSTTKQQSRPFLSLAAPLLGAKRMEYAEVRQLPYSIEQIYNTVADVGSYQLFVPWCTGSRVISHRNGFLQAELEVGFPPVVQRYVSDISLVPHHQIRVVSNEGQLFQHLETLWQFEPGRPGQLDSSCTLKFYVSFEFKSVLHSQMANLFFDEVAKRMVSAFEQRLKKLYSPQAASQPHKAVCCT encoded by the exons ATGGCAGGAAGAAGCGGTCGCCTCGCCGCCGTCCGGGGATTGATGGAGATGGGCTCCCGCCCGCGATGCTCGAAAGGAGCCGG ATTGCATTTGCCACCTTGCAGGCGCTTCAGCTCCAAAAGGGTTCTTGCCCCTTGTACCCTGAAGACCTGCTCCTCCCTGGCTTCATGGTCAACCACCAAACAGCAGAGCCGGCCCTTCCTGAGTCTGGCAGCCCCCCTGCTTGGTGCCAAGCGGATGGAGTATGCAGAAGTGCGTCAGCTCCC GTATTCCATTGAGCAGATCTACAATACAGTGGCAGATGTGGGCAGCTACCAGTTGTTTGTGCCCTGGTGCACCGGCTCCCGTGTCATTTCCCATCGCAACGGGTTCCTGCAGGCTGAACTAGAAGTGGGATTCCCTCCTGTGGTTCAGCGCTATGTCTCCGACATATCCTTGGTGCCTCACCATCAGATCCGG GTTGTGAGTAATGAGGGACAGTTGTTTCAGCATCTGGAAACACTGTGGCAGTTTGAACCAGGACGTCCAGGGCAGCTGGACAGCAGCTGCACGCTAAAGTTTTAC GTCTCCTTTGAATTCAAGTCAGTTCTGCATTCCCAAATGGCTAACCTCTTCTTTGATGAGGTAGCCAAGCGGATGGTGTCAGCCTTTGAGCAACGGTTAAAGAAACTGTACAGTCCACAGGCTGCAAGCCAACCACACAAGGCAGTTTGCTGCACGTGA